In a genomic window of Aggregatimonas sangjinii:
- a CDS encoding IS110 family transposase: MEIKEIIGIDVSKLTLDAHIHLKGVAERFTNTVDGIKEMCVWANENLGPAMDGLLFVFEHTGLYSDTLEEFLDTARLPYRIVPGLEIKRSLGIARGKDDRADAKRIALYGWRTREEFVPRQRPDAKLADMKRLMSLRRKLVAQRAGHIANLGEQRRVLGGDPHQRLYSCQKAIIDCLDKEIAALESDIDGLIARDPKLNGMFTLLLTVKGIGKVTARFLIVYTNGFKWFASWRKFASYVGIAPFPNTSGTSLKGRTKVNRMANKEGKVLLNMCACTAVQYSHEMKRYYEKRIGEGKDKMSTMNIIRNKVLARAFAVVRRGTPYVDTMKFIS; this comes from the coding sequence ATGGAAATCAAGGAAATTATCGGTATCGACGTGAGTAAATTAACATTGGACGCCCACATCCACTTAAAAGGCGTTGCGGAAAGGTTCACCAATACCGTGGATGGCATCAAGGAAATGTGCGTATGGGCAAATGAGAACCTTGGCCCGGCCATGGACGGCCTTCTTTTCGTATTCGAGCACACGGGGCTCTATAGCGACACGCTCGAAGAGTTCCTCGATACGGCGAGGCTGCCCTACCGTATCGTTCCCGGCCTGGAGATCAAACGCTCCCTTGGCATTGCCAGGGGAAAGGACGACAGGGCGGACGCAAAGCGGATAGCCCTTTACGGATGGCGCACTAGGGAGGAATTCGTACCGCGCCAAAGACCGGATGCGAAACTGGCGGACATGAAAAGGCTCATGTCCCTGCGCAGGAAACTGGTCGCCCAACGGGCGGGCCATATCGCGAACCTGGGTGAGCAGCGAAGGGTATTGGGCGGAGACCCGCACCAACGCCTGTACAGCTGTCAAAAGGCCATCATCGACTGCCTGGACAAAGAGATTGCGGCGTTGGAGAGCGATATCGACGGGCTTATCGCACGGGACCCGAAGCTCAATGGGATGTTCACCCTATTGCTCACCGTCAAGGGCATCGGAAAGGTCACGGCAAGGTTCCTTATCGTGTACACCAATGGGTTCAAGTGGTTCGCAAGCTGGAGGAAGTTCGCCTCCTACGTCGGGATCGCACCCTTCCCCAATACCTCCGGGACCAGTCTCAAGGGAAGGACGAAGGTCAACAGGATGGCCAACAAGGAAGGAAAGGTGCTGTTGAACATGTGCGCATGTACCGCCGTACAGTACAGCCACGAAATGAAAAGATACTATGAAAAAAGGATCGGTGAGGGAAAGGACAAAATGTCCACAATGAACATCATAAGGAACAAGGTACTGGCCAGGGCGTTCGCAGTGGTAAGGCGCGGCACACCGTATGTCGATACCATGAAATTCATCTCATGA
- a CDS encoding Crp/Fnr family transcriptional regulator, with product MEQYKGILENIGKYVTLTNEETEKLIAIIRTTKIKKRQFIDQPNYVCQYRNYVVKGAFRSYFIDNEGKEHTVQIALEDWFVSDFYSYITQTPATLFVEALEDSTILQMTYDDIEGLCKEIHALSEYFRISTERAFAFSRKRALSNLSLTAEERYLELLNRYPNMIKRVPQKVIASYLGFTPEFLSKIRRDLASKS from the coding sequence TTGGAACAATACAAAGGCATATTAGAAAATATCGGAAAATACGTAACTCTTACCAACGAGGAAACGGAAAAATTGATTGCCATAATCAGAACTACGAAAATCAAAAAGCGACAGTTTATTGACCAACCGAATTACGTTTGCCAATACCGAAATTACGTAGTCAAAGGAGCGTTCCGTTCTTATTTTATAGATAACGAGGGCAAAGAACACACCGTTCAAATTGCACTTGAGGATTGGTTTGTAAGCGATTTTTACAGTTACATAACCCAAACGCCGGCAACACTTTTTGTGGAAGCTTTAGAAGATTCAACCATACTTCAAATGACCTATGACGATATCGAAGGGCTTTGCAAGGAAATTCACGCCTTGAGCGAATATTTTAGAATTTCGACCGAAAGAGCATTTGCTTTTTCAAGAAAGCGTGCATTATCCAATTTGAGCTTGACAGCAGAAGAACGCTACTTGGAATTACTCAATCGCTATCCAAATATGATCAAACGTGTACCGCAAAAAGTTATCGCTTCCTATTTGGGCTTTACACCCGAATTTCTTTCCAAGATAAGAAGAGACCTCGCTTCAAAATCTTAA
- a CDS encoding peroxiredoxin-like family protein translates to MNTEKKSYQENLKDLRDNLGNMLPKEALAVFDNDAESLQENHNSILKLQEGQKAPDFSLTNANDKTVRLSELLKKGKVVLTFYRGSWCPYCNLQLSHYQKSLEEIHDLGAELVAISPQTPDESLNVKEKNELNFEVLSDNGNIVARQYTTVFKNADAPVNIMTELGFDYDAHYSDDSRELPIPAVFIIEKDSTVSFAKSLGGDYRNRVETSEIINHLENGSK, encoded by the coding sequence ATGAACACAGAAAAAAAATCCTATCAAGAAAACTTAAAAGACTTGCGAGATAATTTAGGTAATATGCTTCCAAAAGAAGCACTTGCGGTATTTGACAATGACGCAGAAAGTCTTCAAGAAAACCATAATTCCATCTTGAAATTACAAGAAGGCCAGAAAGCACCCGATTTTTCGCTCACCAATGCAAATGACAAAACCGTAAGACTTTCAGAATTGCTTAAAAAAGGAAAAGTCGTCCTTACATTTTATAGAGGTTCGTGGTGTCCTTACTGCAATTTACAATTGTCACATTATCAAAAGTCGTTGGAAGAGATTCACGATTTAGGAGCAGAATTAGTTGCAATCTCGCCACAAACTCCAGATGAATCTTTAAATGTAAAAGAAAAAAATGAACTCAATTTTGAAGTTTTGAGTGATAATGGTAATATCGTGGCAAGACAATATACAACCGTATTTAAAAATGCTGATGCACCAGTGAATATTATGACTGAACTCGGATTTGATTATGACGCCCACTATTCGGACGATTCAAGAGAATTGCCAATACCTGCGGTATTCATCATTGAAAAGGATTCAACCGTTTCTTTCGCAAAATCATTGGGTGGCGACTACAGAAACCGTGTTGAGACTTCTGAAATAATTAACCATTTAGAAAATGGGTCAAAATGA
- a CDS encoding oxidoreductase yields the protein MKNKIWLITGISSGLGKALAESVIEKGDFVIGTFRKQSQVDEFNEKYSNRAFSILLDITDEQSIERNVEKLVSKFDSIDVLVNNAGVGFVGAIEETSMEETRKVFEANFFGTLKLTQAILPHMRNEKNGHIVQISSHGGIKAFAGFGIYNASKFALEGFSEALSQEVEPLGIKVLIVEPGPFRTNFAGNGLGEAEKVIDDYSDTAGAFRTKLKGVDGKQEGHPVKASKAIIDAVYSENITLRLPLGKVPLMTIGMKLDSVKSDLKKNRKIAEQAVYE from the coding sequence ATGAAAAACAAGATTTGGTTAATCACAGGTATATCAAGCGGTTTGGGTAAAGCACTTGCCGAATCCGTAATTGAAAAAGGCGACTTCGTCATCGGCACGTTTCGCAAGCAATCCCAAGTTGACGAATTCAACGAGAAATATTCCAATAGAGCCTTTTCAATACTTTTAGACATTACCGATGAACAAAGTATTGAAAGAAATGTAGAAAAATTGGTCTCAAAATTCGACAGTATTGACGTTTTGGTCAATAATGCCGGCGTTGGTTTTGTAGGGGCGATTGAAGAAACATCGATGGAAGAGACCCGAAAAGTCTTTGAAGCAAATTTTTTCGGAACGTTGAAATTGACACAGGCAATACTTCCACATATGAGAAATGAAAAAAATGGACACATCGTCCAAATCTCGTCTCACGGTGGAATTAAGGCGTTTGCAGGTTTTGGGATTTACAATGCAAGTAAATTTGCATTGGAAGGTTTCAGCGAAGCTTTGTCACAAGAAGTTGAGCCTCTTGGAATTAAAGTTTTGATAGTTGAACCAGGACCGTTCAGAACAAATTTTGCAGGAAATGGACTTGGAGAAGCCGAAAAAGTAATTGATGATTATTCCGATACGGCAGGAGCGTTTAGAACCAAACTGAAAGGAGTTGATGGAAAACAAGAAGGACATCCTGTAAAAGCATCGAAAGCAATTATTGACGCGGTCTACTCTGAAAATATAACACTTCGATTACCTCTTGGCAAAGTTCCACTTATGACAATCGGAATGAAATTGGATAGCGTCAAATCGGATTTAAAAAAGAACCGAAAAATCGCTGAACAAGCCGTGTACGAGTAA
- the ggt gene encoding gamma-glutamyltransferase, whose product MKKIKFVLSFGLFTAIGCLSVKAQTYAKKAMVVSSSEIASTVGVDILKKGGNAVDAAVATAFALAVTHPEAGNLGGGGFLVLMDTIGNATTIDFREKAPLQATADMFLTEAGELLNGTNLYGQESSVNHIGLKSVGVPGTVAGLHMAHKKYGQLPWAALVQPAIDLAQNGFPLTWSLSQAATFLNDNSEIQFLKDYFKSDDGDLVQFGETWKQPELATTLIAIRDKGRDGFYKGEVAQEIADYMKEHGGIITKKDLKKYEAIERTPIKGTYKEYEIYSMPPPSSGGVALIEMMNMMELAQLDSIPFNSTAYVHLLAEVMRRAFADRAEHLGDPDFNPDIPLESLISKEFAKSRFKNVDMAQASTSDASKFGQLYDGESTTHFSVVDKNGTAVSVTYTLEHSYGSGMGSPKLGFIFNNEMGDFNPKPNTTTDTGLIGTDPNIIQPEKRMLSSMTPTIVAKDGRPYLVIGSPGGRTIINTVFQTVLGVVQYDMGIDKAIEAMKIHHQWLPDVIRYEEHLLSPDTKNNLERMGHRLRPVGNLGSLMGIVVDKNRKILIGASDSSSGDGAAVGY is encoded by the coding sequence ATGAAAAAAATTAAATTCGTGCTTTCTTTTGGCCTTTTTACCGCCATCGGTTGCCTGAGTGTAAAAGCGCAAACCTATGCCAAAAAAGCTATGGTCGTTTCCAGTAGCGAAATTGCCTCTACCGTCGGGGTCGATATCTTGAAAAAAGGTGGGAACGCAGTAGATGCTGCCGTAGCTACCGCATTTGCCTTGGCGGTCACCCATCCCGAAGCTGGAAATCTGGGCGGTGGTGGTTTTCTGGTGCTGATGGATACCATCGGGAACGCGACTACTATCGATTTTCGTGAAAAAGCGCCATTGCAAGCTACCGCCGATATGTTCCTGACCGAAGCGGGCGAATTGTTGAACGGTACGAATTTGTATGGTCAAGAATCATCGGTCAATCACATCGGTCTCAAATCCGTTGGGGTGCCCGGAACCGTGGCGGGCCTACACATGGCGCATAAAAAATACGGTCAGCTCCCTTGGGCAGCTTTGGTGCAACCCGCTATCGATTTGGCACAAAACGGCTTTCCGTTAACCTGGTCACTCTCCCAAGCTGCTACCTTCTTAAACGACAATTCAGAAATTCAGTTCTTGAAAGATTATTTTAAATCCGACGATGGCGATTTGGTACAATTCGGAGAAACCTGGAAGCAACCGGAATTGGCCACTACCTTAATCGCTATTCGGGATAAGGGACGGGATGGTTTCTACAAAGGCGAAGTTGCGCAGGAAATTGCCGATTATATGAAAGAGCACGGTGGAATCATCACCAAAAAGGACCTGAAAAAATATGAAGCGATTGAAAGAACCCCAATAAAGGGTACCTACAAGGAATACGAAATCTATTCAATGCCGCCACCGAGTTCCGGTGGGGTCGCCCTTATCGAGATGATGAATATGATGGAGCTGGCGCAATTGGATTCCATTCCCTTCAACTCCACCGCCTACGTGCATTTGCTGGCCGAGGTCATGCGAAGGGCCTTCGCCGATAGGGCGGAGCATCTCGGAGATCCCGATTTCAATCCGGATATTCCATTAGAGTCTTTGATTTCAAAGGAGTTTGCCAAATCCCGTTTTAAAAATGTTGACATGGCCCAGGCCTCAACGAGCGACGCTTCCAAATTCGGGCAACTCTATGATGGGGAGAGTACTACTCATTTTTCCGTAGTGGATAAAAATGGTACTGCCGTTTCGGTAACTTATACACTCGAACACAGCTATGGCTCTGGAATGGGCTCTCCCAAACTCGGCTTTATATTCAATAACGAAATGGGGGATTTTAATCCGAAACCGAATACGACCACCGATACCGGCTTGATCGGAACCGATCCTAACATCATTCAACCGGAAAAAAGAATGCTTTCCAGTATGACCCCGACCATTGTCGCCAAAGACGGCCGACCGTATCTCGTCATCGGGAGCCCCGGAGGGAGAACCATCATCAACACAGTTTTCCAGACGGTATTGGGTGTGGTGCAATATGATATGGGTATCGACAAGGCGATAGAAGCTATGAAAATCCACCACCAGTGGTTACCCGATGTGATTAGATATGAAGAGCACCTGCTTTCGCCGGATACAAAGAATAATCTTGAACGTATGGGCCATCGCTTAAGGCCCGTAGGTAATCTGGGGTCTCTAATGGGAATCGTAGTGGATAAAAATAGAAAAATCCTGATCGGTGCTTCGGATTCTTCAAGCGGCGACGGTGCCGCCGTGGGGTATTAA